A genome region from Candidatus Wallbacteria bacterium includes the following:
- a CDS encoding clostripain-related cysteine peptidase, producing MKKITSIFLLMAFVCFFVFPGTAEAQKKWTIMVFLNGDNNLDSAGNNDVEEMMKVGSNDQLDIIVLQDHAGSNNTERHYIKKGSKDTEKVGEIDMGNWQEALNFFKWGVQNHPADHYVFDIWNHGAGWEKKARGEMFKGISYDDDSGNHMTTPHLGLLAKAMKEHIGRNVDIIGYDACLMAMMEVAYETKDYTDYAVFSEETEPGDGWPYDDWLTPLAANPDMSPADVCKKLTETYLASYNGGSQGTSKVTFSALDMSKLDGFIPVLNDFTNALIQNASLNDAFKTAMGATQSFAYAQCKDLIDFARQVKGKVTSSDIMSKADQLIAGVKGSSNSIIIAGGNTGSNVANAEGISIYMPSKSQYDSKKNEYRALKFGIASKWADFIEGLYYPNVPVLSVKTIDIVDENNDGKVSPGELVEFKVTVANEGTKPGSGIKVKLTVEGMNASIESFGEANISEVPGMGEAKAEGLKARISTTCPSSTSVNFTVHVVMGGNEITKDYAVLVRKPFETKSSVLLITKDATDEFSKFYTKALTDAGIGYDLWDVAFEGKISSGLLKKYVGGMVFFNAPGTSDIDTVSQDDLINYLSVGGSLFITGQDIGYKIKDTKFYTDYIHAKYIQDNTGIFNLQGLDTFNGTDLIIANGDGANNQKWPDEIDVVAPAKAILKYNPAGKDDPHFTIDQLSEHADTTKGLNASGTAGLYVTTGVYKIVYFAFGFEAINSAQSRTAVLGKVKSLLYPKTDEKVLFMLSVEKKLSSTRNAGKSSILRNELEQMIEIVETCMLRDINAGNTDTITLLNQSDSAAIRTVRDNLRQNLKNSRSMENHSTYAKALTLLK from the coding sequence TCCTGTTGATGGCCTTCGTATGCTTTTTCGTTTTCCCGGGCACAGCAGAAGCCCAGAAAAAATGGACAATAATGGTTTTCCTGAATGGTGACAACAATCTTGACTCGGCCGGCAACAACGATGTCGAAGAAATGATGAAGGTCGGCTCCAACGATCAACTCGACATCATCGTGCTGCAGGACCATGCAGGCAGCAATAACACCGAGCGACACTATATAAAGAAAGGCTCCAAGGACACTGAGAAGGTTGGAGAAATCGACATGGGTAACTGGCAGGAAGCCCTGAACTTCTTCAAGTGGGGCGTCCAGAACCACCCGGCTGATCATTATGTATTCGACATCTGGAATCATGGTGCAGGCTGGGAAAAGAAAGCCCGTGGAGAGATGTTCAAAGGCATTTCATACGACGATGATAGCGGCAACCACATGACTACCCCGCATCTCGGCCTGCTGGCCAAAGCCATGAAAGAACACATCGGCCGCAACGTGGACATCATCGGCTATGACGCCTGCCTGATGGCCATGATGGAAGTCGCATACGAAACAAAAGACTATACTGACTATGCGGTTTTCTCCGAAGAAACTGAACCAGGCGACGGCTGGCCGTACGATGACTGGCTGACCCCGCTCGCCGCCAATCCGGACATGTCGCCTGCCGATGTCTGCAAGAAGCTGACTGAAACTTATCTCGCTTCCTACAACGGCGGTTCACAGGGCACGAGCAAGGTCACTTTCTCAGCCCTGGACATGTCAAAACTCGACGGCTTCATCCCGGTTCTGAATGATTTCACCAACGCGCTGATCCAGAACGCCTCGCTTAACGACGCCTTCAAGACAGCCATGGGTGCTACTCAGTCCTTCGCTTACGCCCAGTGCAAGGACCTGATTGACTTCGCGCGCCAGGTGAAGGGCAAAGTCACTTCCTCGGACATCATGTCCAAGGCAGATCAGCTCATTGCAGGTGTCAAGGGCAGCAGCAACTCCATCATCATCGCCGGCGGCAACACCGGCAGCAACGTGGCTAATGCCGAAGGCATTTCGATCTACATGCCAAGTAAAAGTCAGTATGACAGCAAGAAAAATGAATACAGAGCCCTGAAATTCGGAATCGCCTCCAAATGGGCCGATTTCATCGAAGGCCTCTATTACCCGAACGTCCCCGTTCTCTCGGTCAAGACCATCGACATTGTTGACGAAAACAATGACGGCAAGGTCTCCCCGGGGGAACTGGTCGAATTCAAGGTCACGGTTGCCAATGAAGGCACCAAACCCGGCAGCGGAATCAAGGTCAAGCTGACTGTCGAAGGCATGAACGCCAGCATCGAATCCTTCGGTGAAGCGAACATCAGCGAAGTTCCGGGCATGGGCGAAGCCAAAGCCGAAGGCCTGAAAGCACGCATCAGCACAACCTGCCCCTCCAGCACTTCTGTGAATTTCACAGTGCATGTGGTGATGGGCGGCAACGAGATCACCAAGGACTATGCAGTGCTCGTGCGCAAACCGTTTGAAACCAAGAGCAGCGTGCTCCTGATCACGAAGGATGCCACAGACGAGTTCTCCAAATTCTATACCAAAGCCCTCACTGACGCCGGCATCGGTTATGACCTTTGGGATGTGGCCTTTGAAGGCAAGATCAGCTCAGGCCTGCTCAAGAAGTATGTCGGCGGCATGGTTTTCTTCAATGCCCCGGGTACCAGTGACATCGACACAGTCAGCCAGGATGACCTGATCAACTACCTGTCTGTAGGCGGATCACTGTTCATCACCGGCCAGGACATCGGATACAAGATCAAGGACACCAAGTTCTACACTGATTACATCCATGCAAAATACATCCAGGACAACACAGGCATCTTCAACCTCCAGGGCCTGGATACCTTCAACGGCACTGATCTGATCATAGCCAACGGCGATGGTGCCAACAACCAGAAATGGCCTGATGAGATCGATGTAGTGGCTCCGGCTAAAGCCATCCTTAAGTACAATCCTGCTGGTAAGGACGATCCCCATTTCACCATCGACCAGCTCTCAGAGCATGCAGACACAACCAAGGGACTGAATGCGAGCGGAACAGCCGGACTCTATGTCACCACCGGCGTATACAAAATCGTGTACTTTGCCTTCGGCTTCGAGGCCATAAACTCTGCCCAGAGCAGAACCGCAGTACTCGGCAAAGTTAAATCCCTGCTGTATCCGAAAACAGACGAGAAAGTCCTATTCATGCTTTCAGTGGAAAAGAAACTTTCCTCCACCAGGAACGCAGGCAAGAGCTCGATTTTGAGAAATGAGCTGGAACAGATGATCGAAATCGTGGAAACCTGTATGCTCCGCGACATCAACGCAGGAAATACCGATACGATCACTCTGCTCAACCAGAGCGATTCAGCCGCAATCAGGACAGTGCGCGACAACCTGAGACAGAATCTGAAGAATTCCAGGAGCATGGAAAACCATTCCACATATGCAAAGGCTTTGACGCTTCTGAAGTAA